From the Syngnathus typhle isolate RoL2023-S1 ecotype Sweden unplaced genomic scaffold, RoL_Styp_1.0 HiC_scaffold_488, whole genome shotgun sequence genome, one window contains:
- the LOC133149803 gene encoding delta-like protein C isoform X2: protein MQLGGAMARCLLAALLVILMRALTTESSGVFELKIESLTRTGTGTSAPLCRTPSRVCHLFFRVCLKHAQDVIDPKPPCTYGTALTEILATDPGSIGGSDPLRVPFHFKWPGTFSLILEAWTAESSQLNSAENQNNLISRLATRRQLRVGEDWLQDVHFGERGSRVHYAYRAVCDQHYHGDACAAFCRPRNDTFGHYSCRRDGQRQCLDGWAGQYCARPICASGCSAEHGFCEAPGECTCRQGWQGERCEQCARHPGCLHGTCRQPWQCDCKEGWGGLYCDQDLNYCTNHKPCRNGASCTNTGQGSYTCACRPGFSGNNCEIKNDLCESAPCRNGGSCKNLSDGFLCVCPRGFSGPDCGTGGVLTCADEPCFNRGVCEAATSGGGGGGGGGGSYTCRCPPGYAGSNCEMKANRCSSNPCANGGECVDSGSDQADAAACRCRPGFAGPRCQTNVDDCASNPCRNAGTCADGVADFTCTCALGFGGKDCSLRSSPCDRFPCLNGGRCFAHFSGPVCQCPPGFMGARCEDAVWPAGPPQPPPSEDAFPAALAAACALAAVMLSLLAAGAVFVARQLRRGRELAAASASVKNNLEAVNNRLVAEDRGHVKVSNKDVALSGDGARRGTVFKNKMATDYKPALEQISNKLDRVEREEAAATLLAEGRYRPVLALPEQMEHCVFATEV, encoded by the exons ATGCAGCTCGGAGGCGCCATGGCGCGCTGCCTGCTGGCCGCTCTGCTCGTCATCCTAATGCGAGCGCTCACC ACGGAGTCGTCCGGCGTGTTCGAACTGAAGATCGAGTCGCTGACGCGCACGGGCACGGGCACGAGCGCGCCGCTGTGCCGAACGCCGTCGCGCGTGTGCCACCTCTTCTTCCGGGTGTGCCTCAAGCATGCACAGGACGTCATCGACCCCAAGCCGCCCTGCACGTACGGGACCGCGCTCACCGAGATCCTGGCCACTGACCCGGGCTCCATCGGCGGCAGCGATCCCCTTCGGGTGCCCTTCCACTTCAAGTGGCCT GGAACTTTCTCTTTGATCTTGGAGGCCTGGACTGCCGAGTCTTCCCAACTCAACTCCGCAG AGAACCAGAACAACCTGATCAGCCGCCTGGCGACACGGCGGCAGCTGCGCGTAGGCGAGGATTGGTTACAGGACGTCCACTTTGGCGAGCGCGGCAGCCGTGTGCATTACGCGTACCGCGCCGTGTGCGACCAGCACTATCACGGCGACGCCTGCGCTGCCTTCTGCCGGCCCCGAAACGACACCTTCGGACACTACAGCTGCCGGCGCGACGGCCAGCGCCAGTGCCTGGACGGCTGGGCGGGCCAGTACTGCGCTCGGC CCATCTGCGCTTCCGGCTGCAGCGCCGAGCACGGCTTCTGCGAGGCCCCCGGCGAGTGCACGTGTCGTCAGGGCTGGCAGGGCGAGCGCTGCGAGCAGTGCGCGCGCCACCCCGGATGCCTGCACGGGACCTGCCGGCAGCCGTGGCAGTGCGACTGCAAAGAGGGCTGGGGCGGACTCTACTGCGACCAGG ACCTCAACTACTGCACCAACCACAAGCCGTGCCGCAACGGCGCCTCGTGCACCAACACCGGGCAGGGCAGCTACACCTGCGCCTGCAGGCCAGGATTCAGCGGGAACAACTGCGAGATCAAGAACGACCTGTGCGAAAGCGCCCCCTGCAGGAACGGAGGCAGCTGCAAG AATTTGTCGGACGGCTTCCTGTGCGTGTGTCCTCGGGGCTTCTCCGGCCCTGATTGCGGCACCGGCGGCGTCCTGACGTGCGCCGACGAGCCGTGCTTCAACCGCGGCGTGTGCGAGGCGGCCACGtcgggaggcggcggcggcggcggcggcggcggcagctacACCTGCCGCTGCCCGCCGGGGTACGCCGGCTCCAACTGCGAGATGAAGGCCAACCGCTGCAGCAGCAACCCCTGTGCTAACG GCGGCGAGTGCGTGGACTCGGGCTCCGACCAGGCGGACGCGGCGGCGTGCCGCTGCCGCCCAGGTTTCGCCGGCCCCCGCTGCCAGACCAACGTGGACGACTGCGCCAGCAACCCTTGCCGCAACGCCGGAACCTGCGCCGACGGCGTGGCCGACTTCACGTGCACGTGCGCGCTGGGCTTTGGCGGCAAGGACTGCTCCTTGCGCTCCAGCCCCTGCGACCGCTTTCCGTGCCTCAACGGCGGCCGCTGCTTTGCCCACTTCTCGGGGCCCGTGTGCCAGTGTCCGCCGGGATTCATGGGGGCGCGCTGCGAGGACGCGGTCTGGCCGGCCGGGCCGCCACAGCCGCCGCCTTCCGAGGACGCGTTCCCTGCCGCGCTGGCCGCCGCCTGCGCGCTGGCCGCCGTGATGCTGAGCCTCCTGGCGGCGGGCGCCGTCTTTGTCGCGCGCCAACTGCGGCGCGGCAGGGAGCTGGCGGCCGCCTCGGCGTCGGTCAAGAACAACCTGGAGGCCGTGAACAACCGATTGGTGGCCGAGGACAGGGGACACGTCAAAGTGTCCAATAAGGACGTGGCGCTGAGCGGGGACGGAGCCAGGCGCGGGACtgtcttcaaaaacaaaatggccactgACTACAAGCCGGCCCTGGAGCAAATCAGCAACAAGTTGGACAG AGTGGAGCGCGAGGAGGCGGCGGCAACTTTGCTGGCAGAAGGGCGCTACCGGCCCGTCCTGGCCCTGCCCGAGCAGATGGAACACTGCGTCTTTGCCACCGag
- the LOC133149803 gene encoding delta-like protein C isoform X1: MQLGGAMARCLLAALLVILMRALTTESSGVFELKIESLTRTGTGTSAPLCRTPSRVCHLFFRVCLKHAQDVIDPKPPCTYGTALTEILATDPGSIGGSDPLRVPFHFKWPGTFSLILEAWTAESSQLNSAENQNNLISRLATRRQLRVGEDWLQDVHFGERGSRVHYAYRAVCDQHYHGDACAAFCRPRNDTFGHYSCRRDGQRQCLDGWAGQYCARPICASGCSAEHGFCEAPGECTCRQGWQGERCEQCARHPGCLHGTCRQPWQCDCKEGWGGLYCDQDLNYCTNHKPCRNGASCTNTGQGSYTCACRPGFSGNNCEIKNDLCESAPCRNGGSCKNLSDGFLCVCPRGFSGPDCGTGGVLTCADEPCFNRGVCEAATSGGGGGGGGGGSYTCRCPPGYAGSNCEMKANRCSSNPCANGGECVDSGSDQADAAACRCRPGFAGPRCQTNVDDCASNPCRNAGTCADGVADFTCTCALGFGGKDCSLRSSPCDRFPCLNGGRCFAHFSGPVCQCPPGFMGARCEDAVWPAGPPQPPPSEDAFPAALAAACALAAVMLSLLAAGAVFVARQLRRGRELAAASASVKNNLEAVNNRLVAEDRGHVKVSNKDVALSGDGARRGTVFKNKMATDYKPALEQISNKLDRVEREEAAATLLAEGRYRPVLALPEQMEHCVFATEVHTQKLGVWEEEGTEGAGSQVSTRVHSTGSSPTQTGNNVAVQQDANSPLTFAQFGGGVGDKKQMTLLLFKDGRMCTNVCVVVCTSIHPSIIHPIIQSFIHHPSIHPSTDRSYQ, from the exons ATGCAGCTCGGAGGCGCCATGGCGCGCTGCCTGCTGGCCGCTCTGCTCGTCATCCTAATGCGAGCGCTCACC ACGGAGTCGTCCGGCGTGTTCGAACTGAAGATCGAGTCGCTGACGCGCACGGGCACGGGCACGAGCGCGCCGCTGTGCCGAACGCCGTCGCGCGTGTGCCACCTCTTCTTCCGGGTGTGCCTCAAGCATGCACAGGACGTCATCGACCCCAAGCCGCCCTGCACGTACGGGACCGCGCTCACCGAGATCCTGGCCACTGACCCGGGCTCCATCGGCGGCAGCGATCCCCTTCGGGTGCCCTTCCACTTCAAGTGGCCT GGAACTTTCTCTTTGATCTTGGAGGCCTGGACTGCCGAGTCTTCCCAACTCAACTCCGCAG AGAACCAGAACAACCTGATCAGCCGCCTGGCGACACGGCGGCAGCTGCGCGTAGGCGAGGATTGGTTACAGGACGTCCACTTTGGCGAGCGCGGCAGCCGTGTGCATTACGCGTACCGCGCCGTGTGCGACCAGCACTATCACGGCGACGCCTGCGCTGCCTTCTGCCGGCCCCGAAACGACACCTTCGGACACTACAGCTGCCGGCGCGACGGCCAGCGCCAGTGCCTGGACGGCTGGGCGGGCCAGTACTGCGCTCGGC CCATCTGCGCTTCCGGCTGCAGCGCCGAGCACGGCTTCTGCGAGGCCCCCGGCGAGTGCACGTGTCGTCAGGGCTGGCAGGGCGAGCGCTGCGAGCAGTGCGCGCGCCACCCCGGATGCCTGCACGGGACCTGCCGGCAGCCGTGGCAGTGCGACTGCAAAGAGGGCTGGGGCGGACTCTACTGCGACCAGG ACCTCAACTACTGCACCAACCACAAGCCGTGCCGCAACGGCGCCTCGTGCACCAACACCGGGCAGGGCAGCTACACCTGCGCCTGCAGGCCAGGATTCAGCGGGAACAACTGCGAGATCAAGAACGACCTGTGCGAAAGCGCCCCCTGCAGGAACGGAGGCAGCTGCAAG AATTTGTCGGACGGCTTCCTGTGCGTGTGTCCTCGGGGCTTCTCCGGCCCTGATTGCGGCACCGGCGGCGTCCTGACGTGCGCCGACGAGCCGTGCTTCAACCGCGGCGTGTGCGAGGCGGCCACGtcgggaggcggcggcggcggcggcggcggcggcagctacACCTGCCGCTGCCCGCCGGGGTACGCCGGCTCCAACTGCGAGATGAAGGCCAACCGCTGCAGCAGCAACCCCTGTGCTAACG GCGGCGAGTGCGTGGACTCGGGCTCCGACCAGGCGGACGCGGCGGCGTGCCGCTGCCGCCCAGGTTTCGCCGGCCCCCGCTGCCAGACCAACGTGGACGACTGCGCCAGCAACCCTTGCCGCAACGCCGGAACCTGCGCCGACGGCGTGGCCGACTTCACGTGCACGTGCGCGCTGGGCTTTGGCGGCAAGGACTGCTCCTTGCGCTCCAGCCCCTGCGACCGCTTTCCGTGCCTCAACGGCGGCCGCTGCTTTGCCCACTTCTCGGGGCCCGTGTGCCAGTGTCCGCCGGGATTCATGGGGGCGCGCTGCGAGGACGCGGTCTGGCCGGCCGGGCCGCCACAGCCGCCGCCTTCCGAGGACGCGTTCCCTGCCGCGCTGGCCGCCGCCTGCGCGCTGGCCGCCGTGATGCTGAGCCTCCTGGCGGCGGGCGCCGTCTTTGTCGCGCGCCAACTGCGGCGCGGCAGGGAGCTGGCGGCCGCCTCGGCGTCGGTCAAGAACAACCTGGAGGCCGTGAACAACCGATTGGTGGCCGAGGACAGGGGACACGTCAAAGTGTCCAATAAGGACGTGGCGCTGAGCGGGGACGGAGCCAGGCGCGGGACtgtcttcaaaaacaaaatggccactgACTACAAGCCGGCCCTGGAGCAAATCAGCAACAAGTTGGACAG AGTGGAGCGCGAGGAGGCGGCGGCAACTTTGCTGGCAGAAGGGCGCTACCGGCCCGTCCTGGCCCTGCCCGAGCAGATGGAACACTGCGTCTTTGCCACCGaggtacacacacaaaagctgGGCGTTTGGGAGGAGGAAGGAACGGAGGGCGCTGGCTCACAAGTCAGCACCCGTGTGCACTCAACAGGCTCCTCTCCAACTCAAACAGGAAACAACGTGGCGGTCCAGCAAGACGCAAACTCACCTCTGACTTTTGCACAATTTGGGGGCGGGGTGGGGGACAAAAAACAGATGACTTTGTTGCTTTTCAAGGATGGACGTATGTGTAcgaatgtgtgtgtggttgtgtgtacatccatccatccatccatcatccatccaatcaTCCAATCATTcatccaccatccatccatccatccatccaccgatAGGTCATATCAATGA